One region of Paenibacillus polymyxa M1 genomic DNA includes:
- a CDS encoding FlxA-like family protein, with product MNISATSSNSISIASTSSSSSANNTASLEKQKAQLEAEYNKVQQSKDNKDTKETKMKQLQQQIKQIEAQIAQQSSQSSSTSTPKMEKSAPSNMEMTRASSSNGSDITGVGKSLDISI from the coding sequence ATGAATATTTCAGCGACTTCCAGCAATTCTATATCTATTGCAAGTACTTCATCTTCATCCAGTGCCAACAATACAGCCAGTCTGGAAAAGCAAAAAGCTCAGCTTGAAGCAGAGTACAACAAGGTACAACAAAGCAAAGATAATAAAGATACAAAAGAAACAAAAATGAAGCAGCTTCAGCAGCAAATTAAACAAATTGAAGCCCAGATTGCACAGCAAAGTTCTCAATCCAGCAGCACGTCAACACCAAAAATGGAAAAGTCCGCTCCAAGCAATATGGAAATGACTCGCGCCAGCAGCTCGAATGGCAGTGATATTACTGGGGTTGGAAAATCACTGGATATTTCTATCTGA
- a CDS encoding GNAT family N-acetyltransferase produces MTLEPQMSRSSKDEARFVRNKLIEFNATHVPVDIQTQYEEINLTLKNGEGQVIGGLLSVLCWNWVEVDILWVDQVHRGKGYGSQLLDEIEQMARDKGCNFIQLNTFSFQAPEFYEKHGYEVVGVIEEAPRGFKHYYYKKNIY; encoded by the coding sequence ATGACGCTGGAACCTCAAATGAGTCGAAGTAGTAAGGATGAAGCTCGTTTCGTCAGAAACAAGTTGATTGAGTTTAATGCAACACACGTCCCAGTAGATATTCAAACCCAATATGAAGAGATTAATCTTACGCTCAAAAATGGAGAAGGTCAGGTCATCGGCGGTCTTCTAAGTGTACTATGTTGGAACTGGGTGGAGGTTGATATTTTGTGGGTAGATCAGGTCCATAGAGGAAAGGGCTACGGTTCGCAATTGCTTGATGAAATCGAACAAATGGCTAGAGATAAAGGATGTAATTTTATACAACTAAATACCTTTTCTTTTCAAGCGCCTGAATTCTATGAGAAACATGGGTATGAAGTAGTCGGTGTCATTGAGGAGGCTCCTAGAGGCTTTAAACACTATTATTATAAGAAAAATATCTACTGA
- a CDS encoding 8-oxo-dGTP diphosphatase: MIGLATEVTHKIYTMCMIQDGTKVLLMNRPNRKGFPGYIAPGGKVEFPESIVNGAIREVKEETGLTVTEIVFKGIDEYCDPNQGLRYMVFNYLATATEGELLKNPPEGDLLWVDMKEALNLPMQDWFKRRFPLFFEPGTFEVSSVWLAETDETLEATTKNYGV, from the coding sequence ATGATTGGATTGGCTACAGAAGTGACACACAAAATATATACCATGTGCATGATTCAAGACGGAACCAAGGTATTGCTTATGAATAGACCCAATCGAAAGGGGTTTCCAGGTTATATTGCTCCAGGAGGAAAAGTAGAGTTCCCAGAGAGCATTGTGAACGGAGCCATTCGCGAAGTAAAGGAGGAAACGGGCTTAACGGTTACGGAAATTGTATTTAAAGGAATCGACGAATATTGTGATCCAAATCAAGGGCTGAGATATATGGTCTTTAACTATTTGGCTACAGCAACGGAAGGTGAACTATTAAAGAATCCCCCTGAGGGAGATCTGCTGTGGGTGGATATGAAGGAAGCACTAAATTTGCCGATGCAGGATTGGTTTAAGCGGAGATTCCCATTGTTTTTCGAGCCGGGGACGTTTGAGGTTAGTTCTGTGTGGCTTGCGGAGACGGATGAAACTCTGGAAGCAACGACTAAGAACTATGGGGTGTAG
- a CDS encoding GNAT family N-acetyltransferase translates to MQTVRLVEPDRRWKDTYLSFYEEWKKSQEQMVPWVISIEPYDFEGMLTFLNQQKNGIGLSEGWVKSSTYWLMDADDQVVGAVNIRHDLNEHLLNAGGHIGYGIRPSARGNRYAVTMLSLALGKAKELGVSRALVVCDSDNISSKRTILRNGGTPDKYYIEEDGNRVNRFWIEL, encoded by the coding sequence ATGCAGACCGTAAGATTGGTTGAGCCGGATCGGCGCTGGAAGGATACTTATCTTTCATTTTATGAGGAATGGAAAAAAAGCCAGGAGCAAATGGTGCCTTGGGTGATTTCTATAGAACCGTATGATTTTGAAGGTATGCTGACGTTTTTAAATCAACAGAAAAATGGAATTGGCTTGTCTGAAGGCTGGGTTAAAAGTTCGACATACTGGCTGATGGATGCAGATGACCAGGTCGTCGGAGCAGTGAATATCCGTCATGATCTTAATGAGCATTTGTTAAATGCTGGCGGTCATATCGGTTATGGTATCCGTCCTTCTGCACGAGGGAACAGGTACGCTGTGACTATGCTGAGTCTGGCATTGGGCAAAGCAAAAGAGTTGGGTGTTTCCAGAGCCCTCGTCGTATGCGACTCCGATAATATCAGTTCCAAAAGAACGATTCTGCGAAACGGCGGAACACCAGACAAGTATTACATAGAGGAAGATGGAAACCGTGTAAACCGGTTTTGGATCGAGCTGTAA
- a CDS encoding NAD(P)/FAD-dependent oxidoreductase encodes MTESLELYDVTIIGGGPAGMYTAFYSGMRDMKTKLIEAKHELGGRMRIYPEKMIWDVGGVTPILCEKLIDQLEQQAKTFEPTIVLGQQITGLDRQEDGTFLLTSATGEQHWTRTIVLAVGYGILKMAKLEIEGADRYEVTNLHYTVQELEPFRDKHVLISGGGNSAVDWANELESIAASVTVVHRRDHFGGHEKNVARMKSSSVRVLTPYAVGQLHSNNGETIEQVTINHVDTGETEILNVDAVIVNHGLKSDFGPLRDWGLDMGEWHARVSDKLETNLPGIFAAGDFVEYGSKLYLIAGTFTDAALALNSAKLYIDPTADKAAYVSSHNSRFKEKNRELGVLE; translated from the coding sequence GTGACAGAGTCCTTGGAATTATATGATGTAACGATCATCGGCGGCGGTCCTGCCGGTATGTATACCGCGTTTTACAGTGGAATGAGAGATATGAAAACCAAGCTGATCGAAGCCAAGCATGAGCTAGGCGGACGGATGCGCATATACCCTGAGAAGATGATATGGGATGTTGGAGGCGTTACCCCGATTTTATGTGAAAAGCTGATCGACCAGCTGGAGCAGCAGGCAAAAACGTTCGAGCCTACCATTGTACTGGGGCAACAGATTACGGGTTTGGATCGGCAAGAAGATGGTACGTTCCTGCTGACTTCTGCCACAGGGGAACAGCATTGGACGCGTACGATCGTTCTGGCCGTAGGCTATGGTATTCTCAAAATGGCTAAACTGGAGATTGAAGGCGCTGACCGTTACGAGGTTACAAATCTGCATTATACCGTACAAGAGCTGGAGCCGTTCCGGGACAAGCACGTCCTGATTTCCGGTGGAGGCAACTCGGCGGTAGATTGGGCGAATGAGCTGGAATCTATTGCGGCGAGTGTAACAGTTGTACATCGTCGGGATCATTTTGGCGGACATGAGAAAAATGTAGCCCGTATGAAATCCTCTTCGGTTCGTGTTCTCACACCTTACGCGGTAGGTCAGTTACATAGCAACAACGGAGAGACGATTGAGCAGGTGACGATCAATCATGTAGATACGGGCGAAACAGAGATACTGAATGTTGATGCAGTTATCGTAAATCATGGTCTAAAATCCGATTTCGGTCCTCTGCGAGATTGGGGACTGGATATGGGAGAGTGGCATGCCCGCGTGAGCGACAAGCTGGAAACGAATCTACCGGGGATTTTTGCTGCAGGCGATTTTGTCGAGTACGGAAGCAAGCTGTATCTGATTGCAGGTACGTTCACAGACGCCGCCCTTGCCCTCAACAGCGCCAAGCTGTACATTGATCCGACAGCTGACAAAGCGGCATATGTATCTTCTCATAACAGCCGATTCAAGGAAAAAAACCGCGAGCTTGGTGTCTTGGAGTAA
- a CDS encoding HEAT repeat domain-containing protein: protein MSLREVFERLAIYLPDDTLEALLIHSKKQKGHKVQLRLLSEQELAESTEWMAQIEVFKHIVPLWTDDHSNYVGLYVEGPLAYKLCYINHEETDLSPIYRSAASLIAELEQKPELDWEELHKDYPSNENISTEQLAEDIRCMHELQAILEKDSSMEDDVRCQLLYSLMAITPVSEVDSLLSYVDDEDMYVQERACILLGYHGYEPATEILKEVVKHGSPNGKLAARKALSMIRTKQMDKHIKNKPTSHIVNIDGIER from the coding sequence ATGAGCTTACGAGAGGTGTTTGAGCGTCTAGCGATTTATCTGCCTGACGATACGCTGGAAGCTTTACTGATCCATAGTAAGAAGCAGAAAGGGCACAAGGTTCAGCTACGATTACTGAGTGAACAGGAGCTTGCTGAGAGTACTGAGTGGATGGCGCAGATCGAGGTGTTCAAACATATCGTCCCTCTATGGACGGATGATCATTCTAATTATGTAGGCCTATATGTAGAAGGACCGTTGGCATATAAATTATGTTATATAAATCACGAGGAAACAGATTTGTCACCGATATACCGAAGTGCGGCTTCGTTGATTGCAGAGTTGGAGCAAAAACCGGAGCTCGATTGGGAAGAGCTGCATAAGGATTACCCGTCTAACGAGAACATAAGCACCGAACAACTAGCAGAAGATATTCGCTGTATGCATGAATTACAGGCTATACTGGAAAAGGATTCATCTATGGAGGATGACGTGAGGTGTCAGCTTCTTTACAGCTTAATGGCGATTACTCCTGTCAGTGAGGTGGATTCATTGCTTTCCTATGTGGATGATGAAGATATGTATGTACAGGAACGTGCATGTATTCTTTTGGGATATCATGGGTATGAACCAGCGACCGAAATATTAAAAGAAGTAGTGAAGCATGGAAGCCCAAATGGGAAGCTGGCAGCCCGTAAGGCGCTCTCGATGATTCGCACTAAGCAAATGGACAAGCATATAAAAAATAAACCAACCTCTCACATAGTAAATATAGACGGGATTGAAAGGTGA